The Miscanthus floridulus cultivar M001 chromosome 7, ASM1932011v1, whole genome shotgun sequence genome includes a region encoding these proteins:
- the LOC136463702 gene encoding uncharacterized protein isoform X1 gives MEKFLVAAPPHSGEEPSPPPRRHRWRRITVELDGRIDARFRHRESRLLLNSFAEIGAFDHKYYMHGEERCQTYVDRMISASTIDFHPAREGVSAIEFDRKGIYLASATLSGCLTVHDFETLYCSKYGPSCSMPDESSNYVLHISNRIPLNAVRWNPGNQDEIACTSSQSDKVFLFDIGYVSSAPTEVLHKGKSKFPALYSESCKSLTDITFTSDDKSRIFASGLDGAVYMWDRRSSKTHCLELMASPESQFNTVKLTVDNRAAFGATKNGTIHVWDLRGGRASAAFQSHNEVQQLLSVKLSTLLGKIASLKEQSNIVSSPILSIDFNPSCSYQLAFHLDDGWSGVLNVINLNVTHLHCPPPAWLESTDLALQNQLRKPTWLPTSSIYAVGSSSYDGIYLLDFHPDTSSACHVDYKEETRVSEENQPAENKSVPLSQRVLSCAAHPLSHTIIAGTQFSSLLLLSQKYKTIRNPES, from the exons ATGGAAAAGTTCCTCGTGGCGGCGCCGCCTCATTCTGGCGAGGAGCCCTCGCCGCCTCCCAG GAGACACCGGTGGAGGCGCATCACCGTGGAGCTGGACGGCCGCATCGATGCCAGGTTCCGGCACCGGGAGTCACGCCTCCTTCTCAATTCTTTCGCCGAG ATTGGGGCATTCGATCACAAGTATTACATGCATGGCGAGGAACGGTGTCAGACATAT GTGGATCGAATGATTAGTGCTTCAACTATAGATTTTCATCCAGCAAG GGAGGGTGTTTCAGCAATAGAATTTGATAGAAAG GGAATATACCTTGCATCAGCAACACTCTCAGGGTGTCTGACAGTGCATGACTTTGAGACCTTGTACTGCTCTAAATACGGCCCATCATGCA GTATGCCAGATGAATCATCAAATTATGTGCTCCATATATCTAACCGCATTCCCCTAAATGCTGTCCGATGGAATCCAGGAAACCAAGACGAG ATTGCTTGCACATCAAGTCAAAGTGATAAAGTTTTCCTCTTTGATATTGGCTATGTCTCATCTGCACCAACTGAA GTTTTGCATAAAGGAAAATCCAAATTCCCCGCGCTCTACTCTGAATCCTGCAAGAGTCTGACTGATATAACTTTTACTTCAGATGATAAGTCACG GATATTTGCATCTGGCCTTGATGGGGCAGTGTACATGTGGGACAGGCGGTCAAGTAAGACACACTGTCTTGAGCTTATGGCATCTCCAGAATCTCAGTTCAACACTGTCAAACTAACTGTGGATAATCGG GCTGCGTTTGGTGCAACTAAAAATGGCACAATCCATGTTTGGGATCTCCGTGGAGGGAGGGCATCAGCTGCTTTTCAAAGCCACAATGAG GTTCAACAATTGCTATCAGTGAAGCTATCAACGTTGTTGGGCAAAATTGCATCACTAAAG GAACAATCAAACATTGTTTCAAGTCCAATTCTGTCTATAGACTTCAACCCTAGTTGTTCATATCAATTGGCCTTCCATCttgatgatggctg GTCTGGAGTCCTGAATGTTATCAACCTCAATGTGACTCACCTTCACTGCCCTCCTCCTGCTTGGTT GGAGAGTACGGACTTGGCGCTGCAAAACCAGTTAAGAAAGCCAACCTGGCTGCCGACATCTTCT ATTTATGCAGTTGGATCTTCTTCATATGATGGTATTTATCTACTGGACTTTCATCCAGATACGAGCTCTGCATGCCATGTGGACTACAA AGAGGAAACAAGAGTCTCCGAGGAAAATCAACCTGCAGAAAACAAGTCTGTTCCTTTATCCCAAAGGGTGCTTTCTTGTGCAGCCCATCCACTCAGTCACACCATAATTGCCGGTACACAG TTCTCATCGTTGCTCTTGTTATCACAAAAGTACAAGACTATCAGAAATCCAGAGTCATGA
- the LOC136463702 gene encoding uncharacterized protein isoform X2, which yields MISASTIDFHPAREGVSAIEFDRKGIYLASATLSGCLTVHDFETLYCSKYGPSCSMPDESSNYVLHISNRIPLNAVRWNPGNQDEIACTSSQSDKVFLFDIGYVSSAPTEVLHKGKSKFPALYSESCKSLTDITFTSDDKSRIFASGLDGAVYMWDRRSSKTHCLELMASPESQFNTVKLTVDNRAAFGATKNGTIHVWDLRGGRASAAFQSHNEVQQLLSVKLSTLLGKIASLKEQSNIVSSPILSIDFNPSCSYQLAFHLDDGWSGVLNVINLNVTHLHCPPPAWLESTDLALQNQLRKPTWLPTSSIYAVGSSSYDGIYLLDFHPDTSSACHVDYKEETRVSEENQPAENKSVPLSQRVLSCAAHPLSHTIIAGTQFSSLLLLSQKYKTIRNPES from the exons ATGATTAGTGCTTCAACTATAGATTTTCATCCAGCAAG GGAGGGTGTTTCAGCAATAGAATTTGATAGAAAG GGAATATACCTTGCATCAGCAACACTCTCAGGGTGTCTGACAGTGCATGACTTTGAGACCTTGTACTGCTCTAAATACGGCCCATCATGCA GTATGCCAGATGAATCATCAAATTATGTGCTCCATATATCTAACCGCATTCCCCTAAATGCTGTCCGATGGAATCCAGGAAACCAAGACGAG ATTGCTTGCACATCAAGTCAAAGTGATAAAGTTTTCCTCTTTGATATTGGCTATGTCTCATCTGCACCAACTGAA GTTTTGCATAAAGGAAAATCCAAATTCCCCGCGCTCTACTCTGAATCCTGCAAGAGTCTGACTGATATAACTTTTACTTCAGATGATAAGTCACG GATATTTGCATCTGGCCTTGATGGGGCAGTGTACATGTGGGACAGGCGGTCAAGTAAGACACACTGTCTTGAGCTTATGGCATCTCCAGAATCTCAGTTCAACACTGTCAAACTAACTGTGGATAATCGG GCTGCGTTTGGTGCAACTAAAAATGGCACAATCCATGTTTGGGATCTCCGTGGAGGGAGGGCATCAGCTGCTTTTCAAAGCCACAATGAG GTTCAACAATTGCTATCAGTGAAGCTATCAACGTTGTTGGGCAAAATTGCATCACTAAAG GAACAATCAAACATTGTTTCAAGTCCAATTCTGTCTATAGACTTCAACCCTAGTTGTTCATATCAATTGGCCTTCCATCttgatgatggctg GTCTGGAGTCCTGAATGTTATCAACCTCAATGTGACTCACCTTCACTGCCCTCCTCCTGCTTGGTT GGAGAGTACGGACTTGGCGCTGCAAAACCAGTTAAGAAAGCCAACCTGGCTGCCGACATCTTCT ATTTATGCAGTTGGATCTTCTTCATATGATGGTATTTATCTACTGGACTTTCATCCAGATACGAGCTCTGCATGCCATGTGGACTACAA AGAGGAAACAAGAGTCTCCGAGGAAAATCAACCTGCAGAAAACAAGTCTGTTCCTTTATCCCAAAGGGTGCTTTCTTGTGCAGCCCATCCACTCAGTCACACCATAATTGCCGGTACACAG TTCTCATCGTTGCTCTTGTTATCACAAAAGTACAAGACTATCAGAAATCCAGAGTCATGA